The sequence TttttgtgaaattaaaatgaatcCTTGATGATTCCCACTAATATAACTTTATCATTCCGCAACTTTATGCAGTGCTCAATTCCGATTggtcttttttgtgttttcttaAGCTTCATCTGAACATTAAAGCCTGAACATTCTCTCCAAAATtcaacctagggtctttttgtgaattTACCCGAGTCAAACcttcgtttaaaagcataattacgttggaagcgccacttttaagattgatcgtattgtcgttttcgggtcaaatggccttttgaatgggattgCTAGGGGAACAACTCACTTGGTTTTTCTGCTTGCCGCCATCTTGCCAGTCAAGAAGTGAGTTGTACAAAATCTTTTTTGTACAAAATgcacaatgttctcaatgctcgagtcaatgtgtagagaccctggtgatacttcggtcaaagtttcatgttgtgtcgagccttcttagtgttttaaaaatagctaTTTTGACGCATAAtgcatcaaaatagtagtgcccgtagcactcccattcaaaaggccatttgacccaAAAACAACAATACggtcaagcttaaaagtggcgcttcggacgtaattatgcttttaaacgaatgtttgactcgggtacattcacaaaaagagcctaggatgcattttggcgagagttacgctttaaCCCCTGCCATAGGCAACCACTCTTTGTTACATCATTAGCTGTGAAGTTCTGATGGGCTACACAGAAGCTTGTTAGCTAGTTATTAAACTGTAGTAATATGATTTAGCATTGATATTAATTGATTTTGAACATGAAGCTCTGTAAAAGTTGGGACAATGTACAACCAGTAAGCCATTATTGCACTATGAATCCTGTCATGGCAACACAAGACAGAGTCAGAATGTACTCAGCAGTAATGGCCACCTGGTTGTATATTCCTTCCCATAAATCTCTGTTGCGGTTTTGTGGCCTGTGGTTGTGATGTTCTGTTGACTGTGTTATGTTCTGTGCTGCTCAGAGCTGGCAGAGCTGCCTCTGGTGCGTTTGGATTTCTCCTGTAACAAGGTGACGTCCATCCCCGTCTGCTACCGCAACCTCCGACACTTACAGAGCATTGTGTTAGACAACAACCCCCTACAGAGCCCCCCtgcacaggtaacacacacacacacacatacacacacacacacacgctcagtttgtacacaaatacacagatacttgctctatcacacacacacacagacacactcacacgcaaaaACACAAAGCTTTGCTAACTGAGTCTTAAGGTGTTGTCTGCTTGATTTACaatagagtcccgaagtgtGACGTAACGTTTCCATGAccgcagaatcactggatctaaacaaactttcgaagtgccataaatagcattgaatttagacatgtggcatcatttctagctaataaaaataaatatatccatttaaacatgttttacctgctaggcagcagcttagccacataacacggattccctggcaggtgtaatagaaagaaacaaaattccagtggatatttcacgtcttctcaaagactggcggctgttaagagcgacgttttttgccaaaaaaataaagccaaaacacgtctgtgaatttaaggattttaaccgcatgctgtgaagttacatgcaggtcttttttacggaggaaacccatgctaaaataaaactctgtagtcacgaatttgatcgtgttggtatgaatatatgttgtagtatgtgattcctacagtgtaaaaaatatactaacgtcttagaaacTTTGTAAAAtcattgaaatagattaagaaagccaccgctatggcgatttcaatggttagattgatttgtttagatccagtgaaattgctgccttggcaacgctacgtcatggcttcgggacTCTATTGAAGTCGTTATTAACATTATTAAAAACCCACATAGCTGTACCTGAAAACTACAGTAATTGACCAACCCACATCCTTAAACAGGACAAATTGCTTTTGAAGAttgtttgcaaacacacacacactcacaatgacGCACACAGTCCAGCCTCCAGTGGAAAAGATGATCTGAATGGAGCGATTGGTGTGGTTGAGTTGTGTCGGGACATGTTAGTCATGCGTTCTGTTCTCCTGTCTCCTGACAGATCTGTATAAAGGGGAAGATCCACATATTTAAATATCTGAACATGGAGGCGTGCAAGACAGCACCTGACCTCCCAGACTACGACAGGAGACCACTATTCGGGAACTGGTaagggacagacacacacacacacacacacacacaccatagtaGACTATATGTATATAGTCTTATCTGAGATCTTTTGGCCATTCATTGCATGAGTCATACAGACAGGTTAAGTTTCTTGCATCAGATATAGTTTCTTGGATCAGATATAATGCACACATTTAACACACTGAAACAGCCACTCTTCCTCACTCTTAAACACACTGCATTTAACACACTGaaacattcactttctcactcactcttataCACACTGCATTTAACACACTGAaacattcactctctcactcacacactgcatttaacacactgaaacattcactctcaccctcactcttacacacacagacagttaaACAGTCTCAAACAGTGTGTGCTCTGTCACTTGCTCCATTCTGCCTCCTGCCTGTGTAAAGAGACTGTCTGTGTTTAatcgagtacacacacacacacacacacacacaggcatgtcgAATGCCAGCAGCAACGCTGAAGGGGGCAGCCCTGGAAACAGCTGTTTACTGAGAGACAGCTGTAGAACACCAGAGGAGGGGGCACTATGTTTCccctatctgtctctctgtttctctctctctcactcacacacacacatgctcgctctctctctttcttgctcattTTCTAAATTGCTTTCCTGCaacccttttcttttttcttcttttagaGCATCGTCTCCCTCATTGCCATCATCTCCTTCTGTCATCTCTTTTTCTAACCTTTCTTCTCCCTTCTTACTTTTCTACCtcggatagacagacagatgcacccacccacgcacgcacgcacacacacacacacacacacacacacacacacacacacacacacacacacttacactcacactcagacagTGCCATCACTTGTACTGTGTTACTGTGTTGTCAGTTGGTGTCCAAAGGAAGTGCCCAGAGGAGGCTGTGCGGATGTGGGTCAGCAGTAAAGGAAGCGCTGGACACTGCTAGCAGGAGTGGGAGGGAGACATGCAAGCCTGGGGGGTGGGAGTAGGGAGTAGGGAAAAGATCACAGGGCGGGGCAAGTTGCCAGAGGCTCTGGCTGGACATCCATCAGCAGCACCTTTATGTCAGATATGTTCTTGTGCATCACACATGTGCATATGCTGAGCCTACACCCTCCAGAGGTCTACTGCATGCCCAGAACACCtgaatactacacacacacacacacacacacacacacacacacacacacacacacacacacacacacacacacacactgtgtattcactctctcactcattttcAGGGCTCCTTAAAAGTTTTAGGGAGCAAGTGAGTAGTAGAATAACAATTTTCTTAGCGGCTACTCTGAATATAGTATAAtactttttaataaaaaaataatttttatttttaaacaagTGGCTCTGGGACCAGTTGGACCTGGAGAAAGAATTATCGGCACGTTATTGCATCATGACTTAACAACCGGATACTGCAgacagatgtgtttgtgtctgatgtgtgtgtggtgatggttTGTCTGCAGTGTGGAGGAACTGTATCCCGGCCGGCCTTATGGAGCACTGGACTCTGGCTTCAACAGCGTGGACAGCGGAGACAAGAGATGGTCAGGCAATgaggtaatacacacacacacacacacacacacacacacacacacacacacacacacacacacacacaaccagcagTTGTGCTCTGTTCCATGAAGTTGTCGATCATAAGTTCTGTCGTTTATTAACTTCTAGCTAGCAAACAAATATTGTCCCTAGCATTTTAGGCATAACTTTGTCAGGCTGAGACTACTGATATCTGCCCATGGAGAAAAGGATTTTGAGCGTTCAGTCAAACCTTGATCTGATTAGGTCTATTAGATCAtatgaacacgcacacacacgcacacacacgcacacacatacacacacacacacacacacacacacacacacacaaccagcagTTGTGCTCGGTTCCATAAAATTGTCAATCATAAATTCTGTTGTTAATTAACTTCTAGCTAGCAAACAaatattatcacacacacacacacacacacacacacacacacacacacacacaataacacagctGTTCCCAGAGGGCAGACAGCCACGTGCGACCCCTGAGCCTAAGTGACGTATTTCGCACATGTTGACCTCCGGGAGCTCATCGCCCTTCCTGTCTCTGTGCTCTTCTTTTGTCTTCTCatcccttgctctctcccttTAATGCTTCCCCTCCCGTGTCCCCCTTTCCTCCATGGCTTTTTCCTGTCTGCACTCGTCCCACcctatccctccatccatccccccattcctccctccctccctccctctctctctctccctctgtccccctgCAGCCGACGGACGAGCTGTCGGACCTGCCTCTGAGAGTGGCGGAGATCACCAAAGAGCAGAGGCaacggagggagagggagagggagcgcgGCGACGAAAGCAAACACAGCTCGGTCGTCGCCAACGGCACATGTGAGATACTtcctctttttgtgtgtgtgtctgtctgtctgtctgtctgtctgtgtgtatgtcctgtgtgtgtttgtgtgtatctttgcATGTTTATTCATGAGTgtctgtttgcatgtttgttagTGTGCGTTAatcattgtctgtgtgtgagtgtacgcgAGAAGGACACCACAGATTTGTTCCAAAATGGGCTGTTTAAATGATAACATAGTTTTAGAATAGCAGTGCTTTCAACACAGTCAACATTTCAACACTAAAATGATAGTTATTTTCTTATTCCACAGTGGAAATGAACAGTGGGATGAGTGTGATTGTGGTCTTTTtgtggttttcttttttttgtctatcccaaaccctgtgtgtgtgtgtgtgtgtctttgtgtatgtgtgattgtgtttgctCGCGTGCGTGTCAGTGTAAGTTGTTGTATGTGAgccgctttggataaaagggtCTGCTAATTGTAaacgtgtgtgtctgcctgtctctctttgtCAGTGGAGTCGGAGATTGAGCAGATCGATTTCATCGACAGCTGTACaggtgaggaggaagaggaggagggccgcagcagcaggagccggACGTCAGACGCCGTCAGCCTCAGCTCCCAGTTCATGGCCTACATAGAGCGGCGGATCaccagagaggtgtgtgtgtgtgtgtgtgtctatgtgtatgttccatgtgttgtgcatgcattacttgaaaagaactagctccagttatgtatgaacagtgaaggtaacaatctcttaaacatgtgaaaaacgtgaacttgaagaagtgaaaattgaacaatatgaactatgaatattgaacaacttgaagctacatctataagtgtgaacatgcttaacaaaatatgggaacaaaacatgggaactaaacatgcattacgaatataatcagtgcgagccatgtgcttgtttccctgcaacaagaagcttccatctgggggtgatggaagacagtgacaccctcagtgtgtttgaaatgtccagtcgattgcgcaatttggtcttagttgccgTCATTGCCAAAAACCCGACTGGGGACCGCTGTGTTAGGGAAGGGTCGCGATTTTTGAATATCCAATAGTTaatttaactagatgtaccgcagagcggtacaaaatatgaccgccgaccagtccagcacattttttccacaaaaataaatcatgctgaaaggcctatatgattctaactgtctcactaaattgcattatccgcactcaattctcactggtatctgctagacaacaagtaccaacatgattagttcatagatttcacatgtaaaattcattttatacaaccccacccccatcttgcctgttcataattctgagaaattattgaattgtgtgcatgtgtgtgtttgtctgtgtgtgtgcgtttatgtttatgtgtgtgtgtgtgtgtgtgtgtgtgtgtgtgtgcgcgtgcttgtgtgtttgtctgcgtatgtgtttttgtgcatgtgcatgcatgcatacatatgtctactgtgtgagtatgtgtcatacgtatgattactgtgaatgtatgtgtgtgcgtgtgtatttgtttatgcacatgtgtgcacatggaatgggttaacatgacccctggaggcaaacatacggaaagaattggtcatcctaggccctacggttctcgagatatttacagaaaactgtgtctgccctaccctccttttggggggtccagtccagcggggggggggctaaagatcaaaacgaaaaacgatggttccatgctatccatgtggggttacatgcccaccaagtttcgtgtaccccggtctttcagtgtcccgggaatccttgacggaaatttggaaaTGCGAAAAAGAAATATTTTTCATAATTATAGCATATTGAATAGCTAATGCAATAATAGTTTTGTCTCCAGAAATAAagatataaataaatgaaatttcCCAATGTGGGTGGCAGGGCAACTTTTGATTTATAGTCAACTAATTCTCAGTGATTATCAAATAGTATTTTTGCCTAGTGCATGTGTCTATGTGAATGTAAGtatgtcactgtgtgtgcatatattgtATGTCTACGATACTAAACCTACACTACACGCATTGTAGGGTTCTCCTGTGAAGTCCGGTTCTTCAAGAGATACGAGGACAGATGACCCGAGGCGACACGGTTCCCTCCAAAACAGGTGCATACACGACATCTCCCACTGCGTCAGTTTGCCCtcagaggaaacacacacacacaccttcccacaTGCACCCACATGTCCATAGTAGTCCTATTATTATGCTCAGATGCTATTCATATTGGTATTTTTTACTGAAGGAGGtaaataaaataacataaaacaaaggaaaaacattgttaacTACTAACTGCTAAACTACTACTAACTACTAAATAATACACAAGGCTGTAGTTAATTAACAAATGATTGGGTGTTTAGATGTTTGTGTCACATTTCTGTGTTTCTCCCTGTAGAAGTGTTCCAGATGGAGCAAGTCCCACATCCTCTACAGCACAGGGCCAGGTAAGAGCTACTGCAGcttcatacgtgtgtgtgtgtgtgtgtgtgtgtgtgtgtgtgtgtgtgtgtgtgtgcgcgagatgGGAGGTAGCAGGCTATTGCacctactttgtgtgtgtgttgtgtggttatgtgtttgtatgtttgtgtgtgtgtgtgtgcacgcttgaaTGTGCAGGTCTCTATGTGAGTCTGTTTATGGGTGTGGACACGTGTTTATCTGtctatttttgtgtttgtctatctgtgtgtggtcTTCGTATCTGTTGTGAAAATCTTTCCTAGTCTTTGAGTGCTTTAGTGTCTTCCTCTGCAAACTCTCTtgattcatctctctctctctctctctgtctccctctttctctctctctctctctctacacctctctctctttctcctcatgTCCATCTCACAGAGGTCAGGGGTCGGTGTGGAACGCGTGCGGCGGGAGGCCCAGCTGGCAGCGCTGCGGTACGAAGAGGAGCGGCACAAAACACGCTCCGTCCAGAGGGACGCCGTCATGAGCTAcgtcaaggtacacacacacacacacacacacacacacacacacacacacacacacacacacacaaacgctacACAGCCATTATATGACAAATTGAGATATTCTTCATTCCAAAGAGAGGTCGTAATACTTGATGTcaatgtgcatgtgtacacacacacacacacacacacacacacacacacacacacacacacacacagaataagaaATTGAGCTTCATCGCTGCACTTACGCACATGTTCACATCTGTACAtactttctccctcacacaGTCTCACAATGTCATACCTCACCTAATACCGTAGACCTCAGATTACCTTTGACACATCAGACAGACATCTCAGAAAAGCTCAGGGGGACTTCAGTGTGACCTTTGGCTAAACAGCCACAAGCTCAGTGTGTGGATTCACACCAATGGGCCCCCACAGACAGAAAATATGATTCACTTCTtgtcacacacatgctcagattCGGACGTGCTTAATTGCAAGATTATATTACAAGAATGTCCAAAGTCATAAACACGcagtcacgcacgcacacagtaaACCTGAGACACTGGTCAATGAAACCAGCTGGTCATGACTATGACCAATTATttgacactctgtgtgtgtgtgtgtctgtgtctctgtgtgtgtgtgcgtgcgtttacAGCACAAAGCCACCCAGAGCCCTACTAAGCTGAGCCCTACAGACGGCGAGGTGAGTGTGTATCTCTGTCCTCCTGAAGTCTCTGCAACAGATGGCACACATAGCAACAGTAGTAACCAGCGGTGCCCAGTTATTAAAACCCTCCAATAGGCCATGTCTGGAATCACTGCGGCAGTATTTCCACCTTCTGTTGCTTTTGTCTTGTTCTTGACAGTAGGGTggtatttttttctgtgtgctCTTGGCTCTCGTTGTCCCATTGAAACTCTGCTTTTTACTGTTTCTCTTCTTTACTTGAgtgttctcccctccctctttcattcTATTCCTCTTTTTCACCATTCTGTCCATCCTCTACCATCATGCTTAAAGCCGGACCATATGTTGTAGCTGCCTTTCTGTACCcctcgcatgtgtgtgtgtgtgaaaatgtgtttgtgtacatccGCTTGTGCACATGTCTGTCCATACCTGtgtgtccaagtgtgtgtgtgtctgcattgtgagtgtgtgagtccaTGATtgttcccgtgtgtgtgtggtccatatgtgtgtgtgcgtgtgcgtgtgtgtgtgtgtgcacacatgcgtgtccatgtgtgtgtgtgtgtgtgtgtgtgtgtgtgtgtgtgcatgcgtgtcttggtgtgtgtgtgtccgtgtgtatgtgtgtgtccgtcctcactccctctctccccgtcCCTCCCAGACTGTGTACCCCTCCAGACGCTCTACCCACACGGATGACTCCGCCCTTTTCATGGTAAGAGTCTGACTGCACAGTGTGGCCCCTTCTCCCTGCTtaccccgccccctcccccattcACACCCAATCACATCATCTCCCCCAAACTTTCCCCCAAACTTCCTCCTCGTAATCCCTTGTTATGATTGGTGGATGTAACAAGTACACACGATTCCATCACCAATCGTAGCAAACACCCAGTCATTAAGTCACAAAGTTAATCTTGATTTGCCTTGTCTGTACCTTGTCTGCCTCTTTGATAGTTTTAATGTTTTTCTTTGTGGAAGTAATATTGCATCTCTATTATCTATATCTGTCTATTATCTTAAGTAATGAGATAGTAATGCTTATATTGACTAGAATGATGAGCAGTGTGTAAGACAGTGATGGCGAGTGTCTACTAGGCAGGCGTTGTGCCTGTGGggttgtactgtactgtactgtgttgGGTTGCTGGGGTGTGTTCCTCCTCTGTGTCCCTACTGCCTGTCCTCAGCTGTGACTGGACTAACACGAGCTCCCTCTCCCTGCTGTGCAGTAACCTACCTGCCTACCCCGGCTCAAAGCTTCTGCTCTCTTCTgctgtcccctctctctttctctcttcctctctctctctggcattcCCTTCTGCTGtcccctctttcactctctccctctctcgctctttctttctttctttctttctttctttctttctttctttctatgtctcactctttcactctggcAATCTCTTCTGTCTGacacctctctccatctctcccaccattcctgtctctctctttctctctctctctatctgtctctctctatggtTCTCCCTTctgacacctctctctctctcactatctctgtcCCACTattcctgtctctctttctttctttctctctcactctgtctctctctctctctctcggcctgGCCGCCTTTGCCAGAGCGAGTACCAGCCTCTCAGGGTGTTTGAGATAGACACTGACACCAACACTATAAAGAGGAGGCCAGGCACTCACAAGCAGGTGAAACAATCACACATACTTAAAACGTttatacgcgcacacacacacacacacacacaaataaacacgcacacatacacacacaacctctacccacttcctcacacacactccctctctcacacacaatgtGTCCACATATACTGAAATAGtggttacacaaatacacacatacacagtgttgTCTTGTGGCCTGTATCTGTgctgcatgctgtgtgtgtgtttacttcaaTATATCAACAGAGTACTTGCACTGTGCTTGCAGTAATGGCTAACATTTAATatctttctccttcttttcACGATCTTTCTTCCCCGTTTCATTCTTTCATTATTATTCCTTTTGTTTCGTCCTTATCTTCCTTCTTTCAATTTTCTCGATGTCTTTCTCATTTCGGTTTTAATCCCTGCTAATTTCATGTTTTATTGTTATGtaaatctgtttttttctgtgttctTTTGTCTGTCTACATTTTCAtccttttttttatatattcttCTTCCTTTAAATGGTCATTTTTCTTCCTTTATTTTCCTTCCTACTTCGTTTCCTCCTCTTTGTCTTTTTGGCCCTGCGCTGCGCTTGTAGTCTCTGCCTGGGATGTCCATGGATGGGTGTGTCTCTCATGGCTCAGACACCGCCCCCTCCTGTCCACTGCAGGTACTGCTGCCAAGCAGGGAAGCTCAAGCTCTCACTGCTGAGAACCTATAATGGCTGCATAGGGACTTGGTCTGATTTGAGATTCAGTAGTGATGTAGCATTTAGGAATGTCAAGAGGATACACAGCTGGTAAAATGCTTAACCTTTGAAATGGCAGATTCAGTTATGCTCTAAAGATCTACAGGTTCACCATACGTTCACCATAAGTTTACCATACGTTTTAAATGATCTGCCTTTTTCTGTCCCATCTTGCCCCTTTTCTGGACTGTGCACAGCAAGGGGAAGACCGCTCACCTTTGGCACCCACAGGTAAGTGTCTGAGCCACTGGCTTGTGTGCATAGCAAGCATAGCACTTGCTACAGTCACCTTTTGCAGTGTCCTTTGCAGTTTGTTTAGGTCCCATTGTCCATTTGATGGAGTCTGCCGTTGTTTTGGCTCTCTGAGTATTATGTCTGTCTTGCATTATAAGCCTGTCCCATGCGGGTTCTTAGTGCTGAGCATTTCCCCACCCACGAcctcccaaaacacacacagagactcacacacacacctccacacaatATCCATTCACCTGCTAGTGCCTTCTCCATTCACTATCCACTGCTCACCAAATTCACCACCTCCCCACACTCTTTTCCTTCTCCGATTGGCCCACACGCCCATCTCTCGCCTGCAGCCCTCCAATCACCCTCTTACCCCGGTCCCACTGCACCGCCCTCCTGCCGCGGCCCCGCCCCGAGACCCGACAGCTTCCTGTACCGCCTCagccagagagaggagaagaagagaggtggGTGGTGATGACGGTGGTGGATGCGGAGGGGTCGCGACTCTTAGGGGACCCTCTGTGGCATGCTGTTAGACGCTCTGCTGACGACCACGTcggagaatgtctaataaggggagaaccttcactctcggaacgcttccggtgtggtactgcatctaggggcgctcgcgggcgagtccagaatgaatggaggtctatggagctgtacccctcaaaatccacttttctcaggatataatttttttcaagtaatttgaatattgtattcgaaaggggaggcaaagacaatacacttggttgagtattatattttctaaagtcacttaattgttctaaaaagcctttcaaacgtgtcaatgacgtcattcattagcatgatcatagcatagcatagcatcaatgctagcgttttatgggcaacaacgacccattctgtaagaaaacgaaaggacatgactcctggattatttcacttttgattgataatccatatccattttgcgaaaaataaaataaaatctgagggtttcagttgttaaataggtgaaaacaataaatgtagccatgtagctccataggaccccatgtattttggactcgcccgcgatcgccatctaggtgaactctggtgaactgcagccaagttcggtttgtatgggattaatagagagtggggaggctctccgtagacgggctctgaccaCGTCGTCCGCTCGCTTGTGTTAGTCACCTCTTAGCAGTGGTGCTGCTTTCTGCAAGGCCTTGGCCGCTTCTGTCACATTGACCTCACTGCATTCTGCTTCGCTTGCCATTGGTGTGgcttgtgtgtgggggtgctgatctgtgtgtgtgtgtgtgtgtgtgtgtgtgttgacccttTTCCATTCACCAGGATTAATCAGCAGGGCTGTTAATTAACACCAATAGACTTCCAGCTGTCACAGGAGATTAATGTTCTAACccattttatgtgtgtgcatatgaataaccgtgcaagtgtgtgtctgtgaaagagGGAGTCTGTCCTTTTTTTGTGTGGAACTGGGAAATTACATCAGAGGCGTTATTGAAGCGTTTTTCGGTGGCCCGTCTGCCTTGAGTGCGTTTTACGCTTTACTTCTATTtacagtgtgtatgtgaagcGAACACATAGAAAAACACATTGTTGTGTCTTGTTAGAGACGGAGGCAGTGAAAATTGATTAATTTACGTTTCACATCTCACTTGTGGTGTAAATTCCCAGTAAGGgtacttttgttttgttctgtgtgtgtgttcagggttttttttctctgcTCAAGGAAAATGAAATGTTGGCCTGCCCAAGCAGAAAAAAGGTGTTGTCGCTTTTGGTGTAATTCAATTAGATGTCCTCATCCTGCACTTTTGTTACAATTGGACGAGCCTGCTGCTAAAAGCGCACTCATACAGCTGCCAGTCCACCCTAAATGCAACTCTTTTCACCCCTCCCTGTGTGGATGAGGCAGTGGCCAATACTAGCAGAAAAGGCCACTAAAACTGTTAGAGGGAAAGTTACTGTCAGGTGTATGTGCGGTCAGTAGCAGTACAGCTGACCGTCACCTGCACACCTGATCAGTTGCTATAAGTAATGTGTGAAAAGGGAGCAGAACACCAGACACATCCAACTTGTTTTCCTAAATCAATTTAAGCCTGTTATctttcagtgccatcaaaaggATGGTTTGTGAAATTGACAGACAAGCAAATAAATGTTTGATAAGCAGGAAGGCTGCTGGCTTTCAAAGGCCTTTGTTTATGTTCTGGAAGTTGCACTCACTTGTGCATTTCCTACCAATATCtcggggggaaaaaaaccttgtgtgtgtgtatgtatgtatgtatgtatgtatgtatgtatgtatgtatgaatgtatgtgcaTGAGTTAGAAATTGTGTGACGAGGCACCTTGAGGGTTACATATGTTTGAgaaatggtctctctctctctctctctctctctctctctctctctctctctctctctctctctctctctctctctctctctctctctctctctctctctctctctaggtgaCTCCACAGTGCCTCGGTCAGAGCCTGAGGAAGTCACACCCACCCCAACCCAGGTGCTTGTGGGAGAAGAGGCGGAGCTTGTGGATCAACTGAGAAAGGTACAGACGGGTGATCGTAGTGATACCTTCTCATCAATTCATTTCTAACAACAGACC is a genomic window of Alosa sapidissima isolate fAloSap1 chromosome 15, fAloSap1.pri, whole genome shotgun sequence containing:
- the lrch3 gene encoding DISP complex protein LRCH3 isoform X4 codes for the protein MPTVASPIPAALSCCACVQPNLTPVVGQTDSVGVSCVMAASVLLSAENTVPTFAVGNPGAAGVSGNGVGAACPASWNRSLDRALDEAAATGCLNLSGRKLKEFPRSAANHDLTDTTRADLSRNRLPELPVEVCMFVSLENLNLYQNCLRSLPDSLVNLQALTYLNISRNQLSTLPAPVCSLPLKVLIACNNKLVSLPEELGQLRQLTELDVSCNEIQTLPSQVGQLEALRDLNIRRNHLARLPPELAELPLVRLDFSCNKVTSIPVCYRNLRHLQSIVLDNNPLQSPPAQICIKGKIHIFKYLNMEACKTAPDLPDYDRRPLFGNCVEELYPGRPYGALDSGFNSVDSGDKRWSGNEPTDELSDLPLRVAEITKEQRQRRERERERGDESKHSSVVANGTLESEIEQIDFIDSCTGEEEEEEGRSSRSRTSDAVSLSSQFMAYIERRITREGSPVKSGSSRDTRTDDPRRHGSLQNRSVPDGASPTSSTAQGQRSGVGVERVRREAQLAALRYEEERHKTRSVQRDAVMSYVKHKATQSPTKLSPTDGETVYPSRRSTHTDDSALFMSEYQPLRVFEIDTDTNTIKRRPGTHKQSLPGMSMDGCVSHGSDTAPSCPLQQGEDRSPLAPTGDSTVPRSEPEEVTPTPTQVLVGEEAELVDQLRKNIECRLKVSLPSDLGAALTDGVVLCHLANHVRPRSVPSIHVPSPAVPKLTMAKCRRNVENFLEACRRIGVPQERLCSVGEVLRGEGRGVLRTLAELLSRAPPPLASPPAQLAGFALFYLSIMSLLCALYCHLLPRL
- the lrch3 gene encoding DISP complex protein LRCH3 isoform X7 — translated: MAASVLLSAENTVPTFAVGNPGAAGVSGNGVGAACPASWNRSLDRALDEAAATGCLNLSGRKLKEFPRSAANHDLTDTTRADLSRNRLPELPVEVCMFVSLENLNLYQNCLRSLPDSLVNLQALTYLNISRNQLSTLPAPVCSLPLKVLIACNNKLVSLPEELGQLRQLTELDVSCNEIQTLPSQVGQLEALRDLNIRRNHLARLPPELAELPLVRLDFSCNKVTSIPVCYRNLRHLQSIVLDNNPLQSPPAQICIKGKIHIFKYLNMEACKTAPDLPDYDRRPLFGNCVEELYPGRPYGALDSGFNSVDSGDKRWSGNEPTDELSDLPLRVAEITKEQRQRRERERERGDESKHSSVVANGTLESEIEQIDFIDSCTGEEEEEEGRSSRSRTSDAVSLSSQFMAYIERRITREGSPVKSGSSRDTRTDDPRRHGSLQNRSVPDGASPTSSTAQGQRSGVGVERVRREAQLAALRYEEERHKTRSVQRDAVMSYVKHKATQSPTKLSPTDGETVYPSRRSTHTDDSALFMQGEDRSPLAPTGDSTVPRSEPEEVTPTPTQVLVGEEAELVDQLRKNIECRLKVSLPSDLGAALTDGVVLCHLANHVRPRSVPSIHVPSPAVPKLTMAKCRRNVENFLEACRRIGVPQERLCSVGEVLRGEGRGVLRTLAELLSRAPPPLASPPAQLAGFALFYLSIMSLLCALYCHLLPRL